The following proteins are encoded in a genomic region of Gossypium hirsutum isolate 1008001.06 chromosome D05, Gossypium_hirsutum_v2.1, whole genome shotgun sequence:
- the LOC107905112 gene encoding nodulin-26, with protein MANTPSITEDFSSKHSPMKHSVEAASPKLPPPTKRRTMEEAKVKHLPEFCVNNEILPSTMQKAVAELLGTYFLIFIGCGSALINDFEPLTIVGIAIVWGMVLMAAIYAVGHISGAHFNPAVTLALAAGQKFSWKLVPMYMVSQLLGSTLASLTLRALFHYRGIEVTVTQYKDSTSDLEAFAWEFIATFILMFNVCAIATDHRACKAVAGAAIGATVLFNVIVAGPITGASMNPARSLGPAVVSGVYENLWVYIVAPVLGAMAATFVYSVLRAPEPEKPESIKSMHNELYSEV; from the exons ATGGCCAACACGCCTTCAATTACCGAAGACTTCTCCTCAAAACATTCGCCTATGAAACACTCTGTAGAAGCGGCCTCTCCTAAACTTCCACCGCCTACAAAACGCCGTACCATGGAAGAAGCAAAAGTTAAACATTTACCAGAATTTTGCGTTAATAATGAAATTCTTCCGTCAACCATGCAGAAG GCTGTTGCAGAGCTCCTAGGCACATACTTTCTTATCTTTATAGGTTGTGGGTCAGCTCTTATAAACGATTTTGAACCACTAACTATTGTGGGCATAGCAATCGTATGGGGCATGGTTCTGATGGCAGCAATTTATGCTGTTGGCCATATCTCCGGTGCCCATTTCAACCCTGCTGTCACTCTTGCCTTGGCTGCTGGTCAGAAATTTTCATGGAAACTT GTACCTATGTATATGGTGTCTCAATTGCTTGGATCAACTCTTGCAAGCTTGACCCTCAGGGCCTTGTTTCATTACCGAGGTATTGAAGTAACAGTGACCCAATACAAAGATTCAACTAGTGATCTTGAAGCCTTTGCATGGGAATTTATAGCGACTTTCATATTGATGTTCAATGTTTGTGCAATCGCCACTGACCACAGAGCG TGCAAAGCTGTCGCTGGAGCTGCAATAGGTGCTACAGTGCTGTTTAATGTCATTGTAGCTGG GCCGATTACCGGAGCTTCGATGAACCCTGCAAGAAGTTTAGGCCCTGCTGTTGTCTCCGGTGTTTATGAAAACCTTTGGGTCTATATTGTAGCTCCAGTTCTTGGAGCAATGGCCGCAACTTTTGTGTACAGTGTTCTTCGAGCACCTGAACCAGAAAAGCCCGAGAGCATAAAAAGCATGCATAATGAGCTTTACTCTGAAGTCTGA
- the LOC107905111 gene encoding cryptochrome-1 isoform X1 — MSGSACSIVWFRRDLRVEDNPALAAGVRAGAVVAVFVWAPEEEGHYYPGRVSRWWLKHSLAHLDSSLRSLGTCLIAKRSSDSVSSLLEVVKSTGATQLFFNHLYDPISLVRDHRAKEVLTAHGVAVRSFNADLLYEPWDVNDAQGRPFTTFSSFWERCLSMPYDPEAPLLPPKRIISGDVTTCHSDELVFEDESEKGSNALLARAWSPGWSNADKALTTFINGPLIEYSKNRRKADSATTSFLSPHLHFGEVSVRKVFHLVRIKQVLWANEGNKAGEESVNLFLKSIGLREFSRYLSFNHPYSHERPLLGHLKFFPWVVDEGYFKAWRQGRTGYPLVDAGMRELWATGWLHDRIRVVVSSFFVKVLQLPWRWGMKYFWDTLLDADLESDALGWQYISGTLLDGREFDLIDNPQFEGYKFDPHGEYVRRWLPELARLPTDWIHHPWNAPESVLQAAGIELGSNYPLPIVGIDAAKDRLQEALSVMWQQEAASRAAIENGTEEGLGDSSESVPFAFPQDIQMEENVEPARNDAPATTRRYEDQMVPSMTSSLVRGIHEEASSDLRTSTEDSRAEVPRNVNIHQEPQRDSLNQGIQLTARNNNTFRQFNLPMGLGNAEDSTADSSTSSSRRERDGGVVPVWSPPASSYSEQFIGDENDIGTSSSYLPRHPQSHQIVNWRRLSQTG; from the exons ATGTCAGGTAGTGCTTGCAGCATAGTTTGGTTCAGGAGGGATCTGAGAGTTGAAGATAATCCTGCACTTGCAGCTGGTGTTAGAGCTGGCGCTGTTGTTGCGGTTTTTGTATGGGCACCTGAAGAAGAAGGCCATTATTACCCTGGAAGGGTGTCAAGGTGGTGGCTGAAGCACAGTTTGGCTCACCTTGATTCTTCTTTGAGGAGCCTTGGTACTTGTCTCATCGCTAAGAGATCTTCTGATAGTGTTTCCTCTCTGCTTGAGGTTGTTAAATCTACTGGTGCTACTCAGCTCTTCTTCAATCACTTGTATG ATCCTATATCACTGGTTAGGGATCATCGGGCAAAGGAGGTATTAACAGCCCATGGTGTAGCAGTTCGATCGTTCAATGCAGATTTACTTTATGAACCCTGGGATGTAAATGATGCTCAAGGACGCCCTTTCACTACTTTTTCTTCTTTCTGGGAAAGATGCCTGAGCATGCCCTATGACCCTGAGGCTCCACTTCTTCCTCCTAAGAGAATCATTTCAG GCGATGTGACAACTTGCCATTCGGATGAATTGGTGTTTGAAGATGAATCAGAGAAGGGAAGCAATGCGCTTTTAGCTCGAGCATGGTCACCTGGTTGGAGTAATGCTGATAAGGCTTTGACCACATTCATTAATGGACCTCTAATTGAGTACTCTAAGAATAGAAGAAAGGCTGATAGTGCCACCACCTCATTTCTCTCTCCCCACTTGCACTTTGGGGAGGTGAGCGTCAGAAAAGTCTTTCATCTTGTCCGCATCAAGCAGGTTCTATGGGCCAATGAAGGGAATAAAGCTGGTGAGGAGAGTGTTAACTTGTTTCTCAAGTCAATTGGTCTGAGGGAATTTTCAAGATACTTGAGTTTTAACCATCCTTACAGCCATGAAAGGCCTCTTCTTGGGCATCTTAAGTTTTTCCCTTGGGTAGTGGATGAGGGCTATTTTAAGGCATGGAGACAAGGTAGAACTGGTTATCCGTTGGTGGATGCTGGCATGAGAGAGTTGTGGGCCACTGGCTGGCTACATGACCGGATAAGAGTCGTAGTTTCAAGTTTCTTTGTAAAGGTTCTGCAGCTTCCATGGAGATGGGGTATGAAGTACTTTTGGGATACCCTATTAGATGCAGATTTAGAGAGTGATGCTCTTGGTTGGCAGTATATATCCGGTACTCTTCTGGATGGCCGTGAGTTTGACCTCATAGATAATCCACAG TTTGAGGGTTACAAATTTGACCCACATGGAGAATATGTCCGAAGGTGGCTCCCTGAACTTGCAAGATTGCCAACAGATTGGATTCACCATCCATGGAATGCTCCTGAATCTGTACTCCAAGCTGCTGGAATTGAGCTCGGATCAAATTACCCTCTTCCTATTGTAGGAATAGATGCTGCAAAAGATAGGTTGCAAGAAGCACTTTCGGTGATGTGGCAACAAGAAGCTGCTTCAAGAGCTGCAATTGAGAATGGAACTGAAGAAGGCCTTGGAGACTCTAGTGAATCAGTGCCATTTGCCTTCCCTCAAGACATACAAATGGAGGAAAATGTTGAACCAGCAAGGAACGATGCTCCAGCTACAACTCGGCGATACGAAGATCAGATGGTTCCTAGCATGACTTCTTCTTTGGTGAGAGGCATACATGAAGAAGCTTCTTCGGATCTTAGAACTTCAACAGAAGATAGCAGAGCAGAAGTTCCAAGAAACGTTAATATACATCAAGAACCACAAAGAGACTCATTAAACCAGGGAATTCAGCTAACAGCTCGTAACAACAACACTTTTCGGCAATTTAATCTCCCAATGGGGTTGGGAAATGCTGAGGATTCCACAGCAGATTCATCTACTAGCAGTAGTAGGAGAGAAAGGGATGGCGGAGTTGTTCCAGTTTGGTCTCCTCCAGCTTCTAGTTATTCAGAGCAGTTCATAGGTGATGAAAACGATATTGGTACGAGCTCATCTTATTTACCAAGGCATCCACAGTCCCACCAAATAGTAAACTGGAGGCGTTTATCTCAAACTGG ATAA
- the LOC107905111 gene encoding cryptochrome-1 isoform X2 translates to MSGSACSIVWFRRDLRVEDNPALAAGVRAGAVVAVFVWAPEEEGHYYPGRVSRWWLKHSLAHLDSSLRSLGTCLIAKRSSDSVSSLLEVVKSTGATQLFFNHLYDPISLVRDHRAKEVLTAHGVAVRSFNADLLYEPWDVNDAQGRPFTTFSSFWERCLSMPYDPEAPLLPPKRIISGDVTTCHSDELVFEDESEKGSNALLARAWSPGWSNADKALTTFINGPLIEYSKNRRKADSATTSFLSPHLHFGEVSVRKVFHLVRIKQVLWANEGNKAGEESVNLFLKSIGLREFSRYLSFNHPYSHERPLLGHLKFFPWVVDEGYFKAWRQGRTGYPLVDAGMRELWATGWLHDRIRVVVSSFFVKVLQLPWRWGMKYFWDTLLDADLESDALGWQYISGTLLDGREFDLIDNPQFEGYKFDPHGEYVRRWLPELARLPTDWIHHPWNAPESVLQAAGIELGSNYPLPIVGIDAAKDRLQEALSVMWQQEAASRAAIENGTEEGLGDSSESVPFAFPQDIQMEENVEPARNDAPATTRRYEDQMVPSMTSSLVRGIHEEASSDLRTSTEDSRAEVPRNVNIHQEPQRDSLNQGIQLTARNNNTFRQFNLPMGLGNAEDSTADSSTSSSRRERDGGVVPVWSPPASSYSEQFIGDENDIGTSSSYLPRHPQSHQIVNWRRLSQTG, encoded by the exons ATGTCAGGTAGTGCTTGCAGCATAGTTTGGTTCAGGAGGGATCTGAGAGTTGAAGATAATCCTGCACTTGCAGCTGGTGTTAGAGCTGGCGCTGTTGTTGCGGTTTTTGTATGGGCACCTGAAGAAGAAGGCCATTATTACCCTGGAAGGGTGTCAAGGTGGTGGCTGAAGCACAGTTTGGCTCACCTTGATTCTTCTTTGAGGAGCCTTGGTACTTGTCTCATCGCTAAGAGATCTTCTGATAGTGTTTCCTCTCTGCTTGAGGTTGTTAAATCTACTGGTGCTACTCAGCTCTTCTTCAATCACTTGTATG ATCCTATATCACTGGTTAGGGATCATCGGGCAAAGGAGGTATTAACAGCCCATGGTGTAGCAGTTCGATCGTTCAATGCAGATTTACTTTATGAACCCTGGGATGTAAATGATGCTCAAGGACGCCCTTTCACTACTTTTTCTTCTTTCTGGGAAAGATGCCTGAGCATGCCCTATGACCCTGAGGCTCCACTTCTTCCTCCTAAGAGAATCATTTCAG GCGATGTGACAACTTGCCATTCGGATGAATTGGTGTTTGAAGATGAATCAGAGAAGGGAAGCAATGCGCTTTTAGCTCGAGCATGGTCACCTGGTTGGAGTAATGCTGATAAGGCTTTGACCACATTCATTAATGGACCTCTAATTGAGTACTCTAAGAATAGAAGAAAGGCTGATAGTGCCACCACCTCATTTCTCTCTCCCCACTTGCACTTTGGGGAGGTGAGCGTCAGAAAAGTCTTTCATCTTGTCCGCATCAAGCAGGTTCTATGGGCCAATGAAGGGAATAAAGCTGGTGAGGAGAGTGTTAACTTGTTTCTCAAGTCAATTGGTCTGAGGGAATTTTCAAGATACTTGAGTTTTAACCATCCTTACAGCCATGAAAGGCCTCTTCTTGGGCATCTTAAGTTTTTCCCTTGGGTAGTGGATGAGGGCTATTTTAAGGCATGGAGACAAGGTAGAACTGGTTATCCGTTGGTGGATGCTGGCATGAGAGAGTTGTGGGCCACTGGCTGGCTACATGACCGGATAAGAGTCGTAGTTTCAAGTTTCTTTGTAAAGGTTCTGCAGCTTCCATGGAGATGGGGTATGAAGTACTTTTGGGATACCCTATTAGATGCAGATTTAGAGAGTGATGCTCTTGGTTGGCAGTATATATCCGGTACTCTTCTGGATGGCCGTGAGTTTGACCTCATAGATAATCCACAG TTTGAGGGTTACAAATTTGACCCACATGGAGAATATGTCCGAAGGTGGCTCCCTGAACTTGCAAGATTGCCAACAGATTGGATTCACCATCCATGGAATGCTCCTGAATCTGTACTCCAAGCTGCTGGAATTGAGCTCGGATCAAATTACCCTCTTCCTATTGTAGGAATAGATGCTGCAAAAGATAGGTTGCAAGAAGCACTTTCGGTGATGTGGCAACAAGAAGCTGCTTCAAGAGCTGCAATTGAGAATGGAACTGAAGAAGGCCTTGGAGACTCTAGTGAATCAGTGCCATTTGCCTTCCCTCAAGACATACAAATGGAGGAAAATGTTGAACCAGCAAGGAACGATGCTCCAGCTACAACTCGGCGATACGAAGATCAGATGGTTCCTAGCATGACTTCTTCTTTGGTGAGAGGCATACATGAAGAAGCTTCTTCGGATCTTAGAACTTCAACAGAAGATAGCAGAGCAGAAGTTCCAAGAAACGTTAATATACATCAAGAACCACAAAGAGACTCATTAAACCAGGGAATTCAGCTAACAGCTCGTAACAACAACACTTTTCGGCAATTTAATCTCCCAATGGGGTTGGGAAATGCTGAGGATTCCACAGCAGATTCATCTACTAGCAGTAGTAGGAGAGAAAGGGATGGCGGAGTTGTTCCAGTTTGGTCTCCTCCAGCTTCTAGTTATTCAGAGCAGTTCATAGGTGATGAAAACGATATTGGTACGAGCTCATCTTATTTACCAAGGCATCCACAGTCCCACCAAATAGTAAACTGGAGGCGTTTATCTCAAACTGGGTAA